In Mycobacterium sp. JS623, one genomic interval encodes:
- a CDS encoding carotenoid oxygenase family protein yields MDVDIVGKFLSTLPEDDDHPYRTGPWRPQTTEWDADDLTAVEGEIPADLDGVYLRNTENPLHPALKAYHPFDGDGMLHVVGFRDGKAFYRNRFVQTDGFLAENEAGGPLWPGLAEPVSLAKRDHGWGARGLMKDASSTDVIVHRGTALTSFYQCGDLYRLDPYSGANLGKAEWNGAFPFDWGVSAHPKVDDKTGELLFFNYSKQAPYMHYGVVDANNDLVHYVDVPLPGPRLPHDMAFTANYVILNDFPLFWDPEMLERNAHVARFHRDMPSRFAIMPRRGNSIQWFEAEPTFVLHFTNAYEDGDEVVLDGFFEGDPEPADNGMGNKWERAFRFLALDRMQARLHRWRFNMVTGHVVEEQLSDSITEFGMINSGYAGAPYRYTYAATGKPSWFLFDGLVKHDLDTGGEQRFAFDDGVYGSETAMAPRVGSTREDDGYLVTLTTDMNADASYCLVFDAARVSDGPVCKLLLPERISSGTHSTWAPGCELRRWREADTAAAAIGL; encoded by the coding sequence ATGGATGTCGACATCGTTGGCAAGTTTCTGTCGACCCTGCCCGAGGACGACGATCATCCCTACCGGACCGGGCCGTGGCGTCCACAGACCACCGAGTGGGATGCCGACGACCTGACTGCGGTCGAGGGCGAGATTCCCGCCGATCTCGACGGGGTGTATCTGCGCAACACCGAAAACCCGCTGCACCCGGCGCTGAAGGCCTACCACCCGTTCGACGGCGACGGGATGCTGCACGTGGTCGGGTTCCGTGACGGAAAAGCGTTCTACCGCAACAGGTTTGTGCAGACGGATGGTTTTTTGGCCGAGAACGAGGCGGGTGGGCCGCTGTGGCCGGGGCTGGCCGAGCCGGTTTCACTGGCCAAGCGCGACCACGGCTGGGGCGCGCGCGGCCTGATGAAGGACGCGTCGAGCACCGACGTGATCGTGCATCGCGGTACCGCACTGACCAGTTTCTACCAATGCGGCGACTTGTACCGCCTCGATCCGTACTCCGGCGCCAACCTGGGCAAGGCGGAGTGGAACGGGGCGTTCCCTTTCGATTGGGGTGTCTCCGCGCACCCGAAGGTCGACGACAAAACCGGCGAACTGTTGTTCTTCAACTACAGCAAGCAGGCGCCGTACATGCATTACGGCGTGGTCGACGCCAACAACGACCTCGTGCACTACGTCGACGTACCGCTGCCGGGTCCGCGGCTCCCGCATGATATGGCGTTCACCGCGAATTACGTTATCCTCAACGACTTTCCGTTGTTCTGGGACCCCGAGATGCTCGAGCGCAACGCACATGTAGCACGCTTCCACCGCGACATGCCGTCGCGGTTCGCGATCATGCCCCGCCGCGGCAACAGCATCCAGTGGTTCGAAGCCGAACCGACCTTTGTGCTGCACTTCACCAACGCCTACGAGGACGGCGACGAGGTCGTGCTCGACGGGTTCTTCGAGGGCGACCCGGAGCCGGCCGACAACGGCATGGGCAACAAGTGGGAGCGGGCGTTTCGTTTCCTCGCGCTCGACCGGATGCAGGCCAGACTGCACCGCTGGCGTTTCAACATGGTGACGGGCCACGTTGTCGAAGAACAACTTTCGGACAGCATCACCGAGTTCGGGATGATCAACTCCGGTTATGCCGGAGCCCCTTATCGCTACACCTATGCCGCAACCGGTAAGCCGTCGTGGTTCTTGTTCGATGGACTGGTCAAACACGACCTGGACACCGGCGGCGAGCAGCGGTTCGCATTCGACGACGGTGTGTATGGCAGCGAGACGGCGATGGCGCCCAGGGTTGGCAGCACCCGTGAGGACGACGGGTACCTCGTCACATTGACCACCGACATGAACGCCGACGCCTCGTACTGCCTGGTATTCGACGCTGCCAGGGTCAGCGACGGGCCGGTGTGCAAACTGCTTCTGCCGGAACGGATCTCGAGTGGCACGCACTCGACATGGGCGCCCGGTTGCGAGCTGCGGCGGTGGCGCGAGGCTGACACCGCCGCGGCCGCGATCGGGCTGTAG
- a CDS encoding winged helix-turn-helix transcriptional regulator, giving the protein MLGLLGDEWTLLVIQQALLGATRFAEFKTRLPISNSVLTRRLQSLTRDGLLDRRVYQTNPTRSEYLVTARSRSLWPVLVSIWEWERRWVPDHAERLPGMRHRACGADFAPLLICRACGESATDKDVVAQWGPSGSWPRSIPVTSTRRRSEADQRDGAAGLFPQTMSVLGNRWGFALLVAAFVGMSRFTDFQSQLGAPPGSIADRLSIFTANGVLVCADNRYRLTEKGRALFTVLVVALQWAQRWFPAPEGPAVKLTHASCGKGFGPVLVCDQCAEPLTGAQVAAV; this is encoded by the coding sequence ATGCTCGGGCTGCTCGGTGACGAGTGGACACTGCTGGTGATTCAACAGGCGCTTCTCGGCGCCACGCGGTTCGCGGAATTCAAGACGCGGCTGCCGATCTCGAATTCCGTGCTGACTCGCCGCTTGCAATCGCTGACGCGTGACGGCCTGCTGGACCGCCGGGTGTACCAAACGAATCCGACCAGATCCGAATACCTGGTGACCGCACGCAGCCGGTCGCTGTGGCCGGTGCTGGTGTCGATCTGGGAATGGGAGCGCCGGTGGGTGCCCGACCATGCCGAGCGGTTGCCCGGCATGCGGCATCGGGCCTGCGGCGCCGACTTCGCTCCCCTGCTCATCTGCCGTGCGTGCGGTGAGAGCGCGACTGACAAAGACGTTGTGGCGCAATGGGGACCGAGCGGCTCATGGCCGCGGTCGATCCCAGTCACGTCGACGCGGCGCCGGTCGGAAGCCGATCAGCGCGACGGCGCGGCTGGGCTGTTCCCGCAGACCATGAGCGTGCTCGGCAACCGCTGGGGCTTCGCACTGCTGGTCGCGGCCTTCGTCGGCATGAGTCGCTTCACCGATTTTCAAAGTCAGCTCGGTGCCCCACCGGGATCGATCGCCGATCGGCTGTCGATCTTCACCGCCAACGGAGTACTGGTGTGCGCTGACAACAGATACCGGCTAACCGAGAAGGGCCGCGCGTTGTTCACCGTGCTCGTGGTGGCGCTGCAGTGGGCACAGCGGTGGTTTCCTGCGCCCGAGGGCCCGGCCGTGAAGCTGACTCACGCGAGCTGCGGCAAGGGGTTCGGCCCAGTCCTGGTCTGCGATCAGTGCGCGGAGCCGCTCACGGGCGCGCAGGTCGCCGCCGTCTAG
- a CDS encoding Hsp20/alpha crystallin family protein has translation MLRFDPFSDLDALTRGLLSSQTGSNRTPRFMPMDLCKIDDHYVLTADLPGVDPGSVDVNVDNGTLTIAAHRTARSEDAVQWLANERFFGSYRRQLSLGEGIDASAISATYENGVLTVTIPLAERAKPRKIDVAHGGDQKSITVDAE, from the coding sequence GTGCTTCGCTTTGATCCGTTCAGTGACCTTGATGCCTTGACCCGGGGCTTGCTGAGCAGCCAGACCGGATCAAACCGGACCCCTCGGTTCATGCCGATGGATCTCTGCAAGATCGACGACCACTACGTGCTGACGGCCGACCTACCCGGCGTTGACCCGGGCTCGGTCGACGTCAACGTCGACAACGGCACTCTGACCATCGCAGCGCATCGCACCGCCCGGTCCGAGGATGCGGTTCAGTGGCTGGCCAACGAGAGATTCTTCGGCTCCTACCGCAGGCAACTCTCGCTTGGCGAGGGCATCGACGCCTCGGCCATCTCGGCGACGTATGAGAACGGTGTGCTGACCGTGACCATCCCACTGGCCGAACGTGCCAAACCGCGCAAGATCGACGTCGCCCACGGTGGTGACCAAAAGTCGATCACTGTCGACGCCGAATAG
- a CDS encoding GNAT family N-acetyltransferase, with protein MSGFVEPIALAGQRWVTLEPLTREHLPEIAEAAADGELGRLWFTHAPKAGIVEQWVDTRLAAQKPDEGLTFVVRSLDGAFLGSSSYLNVDAPNRRLEIGNTWYVSAARRSGVNSEAKLLMLGHAFDELGCVAVEFRTHFFNSTSRAAIERLGAKLDGVLRSHQVLPDGSRRDTVVYSILDIEWPAVRNNLRYRLERND; from the coding sequence ATGAGCGGTTTCGTCGAACCCATCGCATTGGCCGGCCAACGCTGGGTGACGCTGGAACCCCTTACCCGCGAACATCTTCCGGAGATCGCCGAGGCCGCGGCCGACGGTGAACTTGGCCGGCTGTGGTTTACCCACGCCCCGAAGGCGGGCATCGTCGAACAGTGGGTCGACACGCGGTTGGCGGCACAGAAACCCGACGAGGGCCTGACGTTCGTGGTGCGCAGTCTCGACGGAGCCTTCCTCGGTTCGTCGAGCTATCTGAACGTCGACGCGCCCAATCGGCGGCTGGAGATCGGGAACACGTGGTACGTGTCGGCGGCGCGACGCAGCGGCGTCAACTCCGAGGCGAAGCTGCTGATGCTCGGTCACGCGTTCGACGAGTTAGGTTGTGTCGCAGTCGAATTCCGCACCCACTTCTTCAACTCCACCAGCCGGGCCGCCATCGAACGACTGGGTGCCAAATTGGACGGGGTGCTGCGCAGCCACCAGGTGCTGCCCGACGGGTCGCGACGCGACACTGTCGTGTATTCGATACTCGACATTGAATGGCCGGCGGTGCGCAACAACCTGCGCTACCGACTGGAGCGCAACGACTGA
- a CDS encoding alpha/beta hydrolase translates to MAIDKAPIVLIHGLWMSPHSWRGWIEQYSDAGHTVYAPAWPGVSELDEELDHTKAPAEIGVGEVVDHYAAFVRALPERPILMGHSFGGLITQLLLSRGFGRVGVAIHPAAPRGVYRLPLSVLRSTFPVFRNPSNRHRAVPLSPAEFHYVFANTVSREESDSWHTKLAIPGPGRPLFQVALANFSRKSNAPTAVDFTKPDRAPLLLIAGGRDHIVPPSVVYENFNRYRRSPAATDFKLFDDRPHLTAALDGWSDVADYALTWTAGHSG, encoded by the coding sequence ATGGCTATCGACAAGGCACCTATTGTGCTGATCCACGGATTGTGGATGTCGCCGCACAGTTGGCGCGGCTGGATCGAGCAGTACAGCGACGCCGGGCATACGGTCTATGCACCCGCATGGCCAGGGGTGTCCGAACTCGACGAAGAACTCGACCACACCAAGGCGCCCGCCGAGATCGGTGTCGGTGAGGTGGTGGATCACTACGCCGCGTTCGTACGGGCGCTGCCCGAGCGGCCGATCCTGATGGGCCATTCCTTCGGCGGGCTGATCACCCAGCTGCTGCTCAGCCGCGGATTCGGCCGGGTCGGCGTCGCCATTCATCCCGCCGCACCGCGGGGCGTGTACCGGCTGCCGTTGTCGGTGTTGCGGTCGACGTTCCCGGTGTTCCGCAATCCGTCGAACCGGCACCGTGCGGTGCCGCTCTCGCCGGCCGAGTTCCACTACGTGTTCGCCAACACCGTCTCGCGGGAAGAGTCGGACTCCTGGCACACCAAGCTGGCGATCCCCGGGCCGGGCCGGCCGCTGTTCCAGGTGGCCCTGGCCAACTTCAGCCGCAAGTCCAATGCGCCGACGGCGGTCGACTTCACCAAACCCGACCGGGCGCCACTGCTGTTGATCGCGGGCGGCCGCGACCACATCGTGCCGCCGTCGGTGGTGTACGAGAACTTCAACCGCTACCGGCGCTCGCCCGCCGCGACGGACTTCAAACTGTTCGACGACCGGCCCCATTTGACGGCCGCGTTGGACGGCTGGAGCGACGTGGCCGACTACGCGTTGACGTGGACGGCGGGGCACAGCGGATAG
- a CDS encoding cupin domain-containing protein — MSDLPEWARRLDLSPHPEGGWFKETWRSGLSMPQSALPPDYTGPRSAGTAILFLLMPGQQSAWHTVRSAELWLYHFGGPLLLQVGAEQDSATTHLLGADIIGGEQPQFVVPPGYWQRARPRDDQPCLVSCVVIPGFDYADFALAAPTD; from the coding sequence ATGAGCGACCTTCCGGAGTGGGCGCGTCGGCTTGACCTGTCGCCTCATCCAGAGGGCGGCTGGTTCAAGGAAACCTGGCGCAGTGGGCTGTCGATGCCCCAGTCCGCATTGCCGCCCGACTACACCGGCCCGCGCAGCGCCGGCACCGCAATCCTGTTCCTGCTCATGCCAGGTCAGCAGTCGGCGTGGCATACGGTGCGCAGCGCAGAACTGTGGCTGTACCACTTCGGTGGTCCGCTGCTGCTGCAAGTCGGGGCCGAACAGGACAGCGCCACAACGCATTTGCTCGGTGCCGACATTATCGGCGGGGAACAGCCGCAGTTTGTTGTGCCACCGGGATATTGGCAGCGGGCTCGTCCCCGTGATGACCAGCCCTGCCTGGTCAGCTGTGTGGTGATCCCGGGTTTCGACTACGCCGATTTCGCACTGGCTGCCCCTACCGACTGA
- a CDS encoding 3-keto-5-aminohexanoate cleavage protein: MSTKIYVKACINGARTPEAHPNLPVTPEELAAEALAAHGAGAKAVHMHPKNADGTDSLLPEQVDAAVSAVRHSVPGLPLGVTTGFWALPDAEARLRAVDGWSVLPDFASVNWHEPGSMDLARLLLGKGIGVEAGIFNAEAAESWAASEVAEHCMRVMIELQGDGDIATADDLLSQVMAAQSPAPVLLHGLDESCWPLLEHAGRRGVQTRIGMEDTLRLPDGSRAPDNAALVSAAMRLLSR; this comes from the coding sequence ATGTCCACCAAGATCTACGTGAAGGCCTGCATCAACGGTGCCCGCACGCCGGAGGCGCATCCGAACCTACCGGTGACACCCGAGGAGCTGGCCGCCGAGGCGCTCGCGGCCCACGGGGCAGGCGCCAAGGCCGTGCACATGCACCCCAAAAACGCCGACGGCACCGATTCCCTGCTTCCCGAGCAGGTGGACGCGGCCGTATCCGCGGTGCGGCACTCGGTACCGGGTCTGCCACTCGGGGTGACGACCGGGTTCTGGGCGTTGCCCGACGCCGAGGCGCGGCTGCGCGCGGTGGACGGCTGGTCCGTGCTGCCCGACTTCGCTTCGGTGAACTGGCACGAACCCGGATCAATGGACCTCGCCCGGCTGTTGTTGGGCAAGGGGATCGGCGTCGAGGCCGGCATTTTCAACGCCGAGGCTGCCGAATCATGGGCGGCATCGGAGGTCGCCGAGCACTGCATGCGGGTCATGATCGAACTGCAAGGGGACGGTGACATCGCGACCGCCGACGATCTGCTCAGCCAGGTGATGGCCGCGCAGTCACCGGCGCCGGTGTTGCTGCACGGGTTGGACGAAAGTTGTTGGCCGCTATTGGAACACGCAGGGAGACGGGGCGTACAGACCCGCATCGGAATGGAGGACACGCTGCGGCTGCCGGACGGTTCGAGGGCGCCAGACAACGCGGCGCTGGTGTCCGCAGCGATGCGTTTGCTCAGTCGGTAG